GGAAGTAGCAGGCGTGGAACTGGAGGTCCTCGACCTTGCCGGACACTCCCCCGGACAGATCGGCGTCGCGACCCCTGACGGCGTTCTGTTCGCGGCCGACGCCTTTTTCTCCACGGATGTCATCGAGAAATACCGTCTCCCTTACACCGCGGACGTGGGGGCGGCGTTGGAAACCATTGCCAAGCTGGAGGAGACCGCCTATGCCTGTTACGTGCCGGGGCATGGCGAACCGGTCGAGGATCCCCGGGAGGCCCTGGCGGCCAACCGGGCCGTGACGGAGAGCATCGCCGGGCTGGTAGTGGAAATCGCGGGCCGCGACGGCCGCGCGCGGGAAGAAATAATGAAGGAAATCGTACGGCGGAAGGAGATAACGCTCCATCCCGAACAGTACCTCCTGGTCTTTGCCACTGTCTCCGCCTACCTGGGACACCTGGCGGACACCGGCCGCCTGCAGACCAGGTACGACGACGGGGAACTGCTCTGGGCGGCGGCCGGCTGACGGCCAAGCGGGGCAAAACTGGGAAAGCCGCCGTCCGGTGTGTGCCCCGTCTTGGATCGGCAACAACAATTCAAACCTTGACAGGGACCGCGTGGGAGGCGGTCCCTATGTTGGGCAGCCTCGCTACACGACCTATGTCTTCTTCCGCCAGTTTATGATCCTGCTGACGAACAGCCAGAACAATCCGCCCACCAGCAGATAGACGACGGCGGCGGTGAAAACCCCGGGATCCCATCGATGCATCACTATCGGCCCGATCAGGAGGGCGAAACAAACGGCGCCCCCCAGCTTAAAGAAACCTTCCAGCGCGACCCTCTATGACCCGTGGCGCCCGAAAAAGACTCCGGGGAAGGACGGTCTTTGGTAAGCGGTCAACCCCTCGAGGAGGGGTGGCCTTTCCCCGGAAACCAAGTCCTTATAAACTTTTCTGATTTGCATCGCGGAACCTGCTCTGGGGTCTCCTGAGATGACTTTAACGTGTTAGGAGGGGGAGATTTCCATGATCACCAGTACGAAAAAGATCGACCTTCTCGAATCCATGCTCCTGGTTCGCCGTTTCGAAGAAAAGCTGACCGAGATGAGCCGCGCCGGGGAGCGTATAGCCGGGATGGTCATCCTCTGCACGGGGCAGGAGGCGGTCGCCGCCGGTGTCTGTCGCGCCCTGGAGCCGGAGGACGTGATCATCAGTAATCACCGTAGCCATGGCCACCTCTTGGCCAAGGGCGCTCCCCCGGGGCCGGTAATGGCTGAGATCCTGGGTCGAAGGACCGGCTGCAACAAGGGGAAGAGCGGCACCCTGCACATCGCCGTGCCGGAGGTGAACGCGCTTTGCACCACGACCGTGGTCGGGGGCGGCATTCCGATTGCCGTGGGGACGGCTTTCGCCGCTCAATACCAGCGGCGTCCGGTTGTTACGACTTGTTTCTTTGGCGACGGTGCCGCCGACGAGGGCAGTTTTCACGAGGCTTTGAACCTGGCCGCCCTCTGGCATCTGCCGGTGATCTTTGTTTGTGAAAACAACGCCTGGGCCGGCGCTCAGCGTCAC
The sequence above is a segment of the Thermoanaerobacterales bacterium genome. Coding sequences within it:
- a CDS encoding MBL fold metallo-hydrolase, which gives rise to MALELQNVRGKTYCLRGPVNVGVYDRGDGTCLLIDTGLDESSGRKVLRILKDAGLTPAAVINTHSHADHCGANRFIKKRTGAEVWTSPLERPFIEHTALETFYLFSAVPPREMRTKFLMAQPCPVDGVLAPCAQEVAGVELEVLDLAGHSPGQIGVATPDGVLFAADAFFSTDVIEKYRLPYTADVGAALETIAKLEETAYACYVPGHGEPVEDPREALAANRAVTESIAGLVVEIAGRDGRAREEIMKEIVRRKEITLHPEQYLLVFATVSAYLGHLADTGRLQTRYDDGELLWAAAG
- a CDS encoding thiamine pyrophosphate-dependent dehydrogenase E1 component subunit alpha, which produces MITSTKKIDLLESMLLVRRFEEKLTEMSRAGERIAGMVILCTGQEAVAAGVCRALEPEDVIISNHRSHGHLLAKGAPPGPVMAEILGRRTGCNKGKSGTLHIAVPEVNALCTTTVVGGGIPIAVGTAFAAQYQRRPVVTTCFFGDGAADEGSFHEALNLAALWHLPVIFVCENNAWAGAQRHEEHTLVQDIATRALGYGMTGHVVDGNDAVAVYEATREARRRCLEGKGPVLLEMKTYRWRGHSEFDRQLYQPKEEIAAWMERCPIKLLQEALLAEGVLTYAVVAEMEDRARRTVEEAVAFAMNSPWPEPEEALENVFCD